The genomic region TGTGGTGTCCGTGCCGGCGTCTGTCACCCGGACAGGATGCGCGGCGCCTCCGCGCAGCACCACCCGTACGCGTAGTCATGCGACGCCGGACCAGGCGCACGGTCCGCCACCTGGACAAGGGGCCTCTACCGGGAGCCGCCCAGCTTCTCCTGGATCCACGCGACGCCGAAGCGCACGACCTCCTCGGCCTCGAAGAGCTGACTGCCGGCAGCGCCGACCCTGCCCCGGCGGCCGATTCCGGCGGCCAGCATGTCCCGGGCGATCGTCTCGAACGGGTCCTGGCCTTCGGGCGTGACGGTGGAGTAGTCGAAGGCCCCCTTCGACGAGTCGATGTCCCGGAAGCGGCGCCAGACGCGCCGCCCGCCGCTGTCCAGTACCGGCTGCTCGTACTCCACGAACCTCTTCCCGGGGGCCTCGGCGAGCGCCTCGGCATGGTGCAGGAGCGTGAGGGTCTCCAGCGGTGCGCCCAGCATGAGCACCCGCCCGCCCAGGGCGACCAGCCGGGCCAGCGGACTGCCGGGCCCGTGCGGGTCGTCCCACGGGTGATCGGCCATCAGCTCGACCGCGGCCGCGCCGAGCGCGGCGCAGCTCACGTCGGGGTGCCGGCTGCGAACGGCCCCCGGCCACCTGCGCAGCGCCTCCGGAAGGCGCCCGTTGTCATGGTCCGCCTCGCTCAGCTCCGGTTCGTACGCCGGATGCTCGGCGTGCACGGCGTCCCGCCAGGCCTGCGGCCACGCGGCGAAGTCGTACGGCAGGGCGTCGTTCCAGCCGCAGGTCACCATCAGGGTCCCCCGCTCCCCCACGACGTCCCGCAGGGCGCCGATGAGGGTCTGGGGGCCGCCGGACACGTATCCGACGGCGGACAGCCGGGTGTGGAACATGACGGTGTCGCCCTCGGCGAGACCGAGCGCTGTCAGATCGCGGACGAGCCTGCCACGCGTGACGGGGCCGTCGGCGCGCGCGAGCAGGGCGTCCTCGCCCGGGGGCGGTTCGGGTGCGGTCACGTGTTCACTCGGTCCGTCGTCGTGAAGTGAGCCGTACGGGACAGCTCTTGGGCTGCGCCCAGAAGGTACCAGTGGTCGTATGGCCGCCTCCGGACGCGGGAGCGCCGCGCGGACGGAGCGACCGAGGCCGGCTTCCGTGGCGCAACACGCTCCCCGGCGACCGTTCCGTTGCGGGTCCGTGCCGATCCCGACGGCTTGGCACATCCCGGGAACCGCGTCGCGCGGTTCGGCCGTCCTCACGCCCGAACTGCCGCGCGGGTCACAACGGGTGCCGTGCGGGACACGCCACGTATCCAAGGAGCAGCATGATCCGCCACGGCAGTACGCACCCCCGGGACAGCCGCACGAGCAGCACCGGCTCCCCGTCGACGCGGGGCACGCGCACGGTTCTCCGGGACTGCGCGAAGGGCGTCCTCATCCTCACGGTCGCGCTCGGGGCCGCCACGGCCTGCGGGCCGTTGTCGGACAGCGGCAGCGGGTCGCCGAAGGGCGGCAGCCAGAAGTCCAGGGACTGGAAGGTCGGTGACTGCGCGGGGCCGGACACGAGCCAGTCGAAGGACGGCTTCCAGGGGCTCGACTGCGACGACCCGAAGGCAACGATCAAGGCCCTCGCGGTCAAGGACGGCGAGATCTTCGCCGGGGCCGTCGAGTGCCCGGCCGGTACCGACGAGATCATCTCGGTGAAGATCTCCTTCGGCGGGGACGCGTCCACCGGCGGCATCCCCAGCAAGACCATCTGCGGCCGCAACCTCTCCGGCGACCACCCCGGGGACGCGGGCGCGGGCGGCGGGCAGCTCGTGGTGGGCGACTGCGTGAGCGACGAGGCGAAGGAGGTGCCCTGCGCGAGCGGCGGGAACAAGGTCCTCGCCCTGACCAAGACCGCCGAGGAGTGCCCGGCCGACGCCGACAACCCCATCGAGCTCTTCCCGAGCCCGGGACGTCCGTACAACGCGATCTGCACCAGCAAGGCCTGACGGCGGAGACACGCGGCTGTGCCCGGGCCGGACGGTCGCCCGGGCCCGGGCGAGGTGACGGCACGGCGTGACGTGGCGACGGCTGGGCGTGCGGGCGCGGAGCCGACCACGCCTCCGACGCACATCGTTGCCTCGGTCGGCTGATATTCCCTGGGATCAGGTTGCCTGCCACCGATATGCGCGATTCACTTGCGCATAAGCTCAAGGAATCGCCGGAGGGAGGGATTACCGTGCTCCTTAATTTCAGAGTCGCCAACCATCGTTCGGTCCGAGAGGAACAAGAGCTCCGGTTCCACCCGGCCTACGACACGGACCGGCCCTCCGGAACGGACTGGCACGCCGTGCCGGTCGCCGGGTTGTTCGGCGCCAACGCCGCAGGCAAGTCGAATCTCTTCGGCGCGCTGGAGTACATGTCCCGAATGGTGGTGGACTCCCACCGTGACGCGGAACCGGACGGCGGGGTCACCCGCAACCCGTTCCGGCTGGACGCCACCGCGCCCGCAGAGCCCTCGTGGTTCGTCGTGGACCTGCTGCTCCTCGGCGTTCGCCACACCTACGGGTTCAGCGTCGACGACGAGCGGATCCTGGACGAATGGCTCTACAGCTACCCGCACGGGAAGAAGCGGAAGATCTTCGAGCGCCCGTCGGGTGAGGTGGAGCCCGGTGACTCGCAGGCGAAGCGAGAGCTCGAACTGGTCGAGAACATCACGGAACCCAACGTGCTGTTCCTGACCATGGCCGCGCGCTCGAGGCAGACGGATTTCCGCCCGGTCTACGACTGGTTCCTGCGCGACCTGAAATTCGGTCGGCAACGGCCGCGGTTCGGCGGCCTGGGGCCTGACGTGAGCCGGATGCTGGAGGCACCGGAGCGGCACCCCGAGCTGATGGCCCTTCTCCGCGCGGCCGATCTGGGCATCGAAGAGGCCGGCACGGAGCGTGTCCTCATGGACGAGGACGCGCTGCGGCAGCGGTACGGGGGGCGCGTTCCCACCTACATCCGCACCAGGCTGGACGAGAAGGGCCCCGAGGAACTCACCCGCCCCTGGCTCGGGCATCGCGGTCGCGACGGCATCGTCCGGATGGAACTGGGCGAGCAATCCGCGGGCACCAGGGCGCTTCTGGAACAGGCACCCCGCTTCATGTCGGTCCTGCGCAGGGGCGGCACATTCGTCGTGGACGAGATCGACTCAAGTCTCCATCCGCTGCTGACCGCACAACTGGTCGGCCTGTTCCAGAACCCGGAGACCAACCCACGCGGCGCGCAGCTGATCTTCACCACGCACGACGCGAGTCTGCTCGGCCGCGCGGACGGCGAGGACATCCTGAAGCGGGACCAGGTGTGGTTCGTGGAGAAGAACCAGTACGGGGAGACGGAAGTGATCGCTCTCTCGGAGTTCAAGCCACGCCTCGGCGAGAACCACGAGCGACGCTACCTGGGCGGAAGTTACGGCGGCGTGCCGTTCATCGACGACAGCTTCGCCAGAGCGCTGGCGAGTCGGGGGGAGCACCATGGCGAGGGCACCGAAACCGAGCGGACGGAAACGCCCCACCTTTGAATCCCGGCTCGGCCGGAAGACGGAGCAACGCACCGCCCGGCAGCGGCTGCTCGTCGTCTGCGGCGCCGAGGTCACCGAGCGGGACTATCTCCAGGGCCTCAAGTCGGCCGTGAGGAACCCGGCCGTGTCCGTCAGGATCATCGAGCGTCCGAAGGCTCCATCCCAAGTCGTCGCACACACGGTGAAGCTCCTCCAAGCGACCGGTGACGACTACGACCAGGCATGGTGCGTCCTGGACGTCGACCAGTTCACGGACCTCGACCGCGCCGTGGCGGAGGCGGAACGCAACGACGTCGGCCTCGCCTTGTCCAATCCGTGTTTCGAGCTGTGGCTCCTCCTCCACTTCACCGAACACCACAGCCACGCGCCGACCTACGCCCACCTCCTGCCCTACCTGGACAAGCACCTGCCGGGCACCTACAGCAAGACCGACCTCGACTTCCGTCATTACCGGGACACCTGGCGCGAAGCCGCCCGCCGCGCCCGGCAACTCGCCCCGGAGGGCGCGGAGTCAGGAACCAATCCCGCCACGGGCATGTGGCAGCTCGCGCTCGCCATCGGTGGTCCTGAGTAGCCGGAGACACCCGTACCGCAAGGCCTGTCCGCCGAAAGGCAGGACTCCACGAGGCACACGCTGCGCGACGTCTTGACGTGCTCCTGCCGAGGTGGCTTTATGGGAGCGCTCCCACCTCATCCGATGTGTGCGTTCCGGCACCCACCTTGGAGTCGCAGTGAGATCAGCAACGATTACGGCACGGAAGAGCCCCTCAACCGTCCTGCTGAAGGGCCTGGCCGCCCTTCTCGGCGTCGTCCTGCTGGGCGCGCTCGGCCCGGCCGCGGCGCAGGCCACGCCCGCGCGGGCGGAGGCCGCGGCCACCGGGCTGCACATCAGCAACGGCCGTCTGCTGGAGGGCAACGGCAACGACTTCGTCATGCGCGGCGTCAACCACGCGCACACCTGGTACCCCGGCGAGACGCAGTCGCTGGCCGACATCAAGGCCTTCGGCGCGAACACCGTCCGCGTCGTCCTCTCCGACGGGCACCGGTGGACGAGGAACGGCCCCGACGAAGTCGCGGGCATCGTCGACGACTGCAAGGCCAACCGGCTGATCTGCGTCCTGGAGGTGCACGACACCACCGGTTACGGCGAGGACGCCGCGGCGGGCACCCTGGACCACGCGGCCGACTACTGGATCAGCCTCAAGGACGTCCTCGCGGGTGAAGAGGACTACGTCATCATCAACATCGGCAACGAGCCCTGGGGCAACACCGACCCCGCCGGCTGGACCGCCCCCACGACCGCCGCCGTCCAGAAGCTGCGCGGCGCGGGATTCGCCCACACGATCATGGTGGACGCGCCCAACTGGGGCCAGGACTGGCAGGGCGTCATGCGCGCCAACGCCCAGGCCGTCTACGACGCCGACACCACCGGCAACCTGATCTTCTCGATCCACATGTACAGCGTCTACAACACGGCCCAGGCGGTCACCGACTACCTGAACGCCTTCGTCGACGCCGGACTGCCCCTCCTCATCGGTGAGTTCGGAGGCCCCGCCGACCAGTGGGGGGACCCGGACGAGGACACCATGATGGCCACGGCCGAGCAGCTCGACCTCGGTTACCTGGCCTGGTCCTGGAGCGGCAACACCGACCCGATCCTCGACCTGGCGATCGACTTCGACCCGGGCCGGCTGAGCTCCTGGGGCGAGCGCATCTTCCACGGCGCGAACGGCATCGCCCAGACCTCCCAGGAAGCCACCGTCTTCGGCGACGGCGGCGACCCGGACGACACGGAGGCCCCGACGGCCCCCGGCACCCCGACCGCCTCCGCCGTGACGGCCACGTCGGCCACCCTGACCTGGACCGCGGCATCCGACAACGTTGCCACCACCGGCTACGACGTCGTCCGTGTCAGCGGCGGCACCGAGACCGCGGCCGCCTCCTCCACGACCAACAGCGTCACCGTGACCGGCCTCACCGCAGGCACGGCGTACCAGTTCGCCGTCTACGCACGCGACGCGGCGGGCAACCGCTCGGCACGGTCGGCCACGGTGGGCGTCACCACCGACGAGGGCGGGCCCACGCCGGGCGTGGGCTGCTCCGTCGGATACCGGGTGATCGGCGACTGGCCCGGTGGTTTCCAGGGCGAGATCACCATCCGCAACACCGGCACCAGCACCGTCAACGGCTGGAACCTCGGCTTCACCTTCGCCGACGGCCAGACCGTCTCCAACATGTGGGGCGGCACTCCGACGCAGAGCGGAGCGACGGTCAGCGTCGCCCCCGCCGGATACACGGCGTCGATCGCCGCGAACGGCTCGGTCACGGTCGGCTTCACCGCCACCAGGGGCGGCACCAACACCGCCCCGACCGCCTTCACTCTCAGCGGTACCACCTGCACGACGGCCTGACCCCGGCCGCTCCACCGGACGGCGGGGGCCCCGGCCCCTGCCGTCCGGCTCCCTTCCCCGTGAACCGCGCTTCCGCCATGATCACGAAATGCGGATCGACAGCGGGGCGGAACAACTGGTCCAGGCGGCGGAGACGGGGGACATGGCCCTGGTGGCCCGGCTCCTCGGCGAAGGCGTGCCGGTCGACGCCTACGGGGCGAAGAGGCGCACGGCCCTGGACCTCGCGGTGCGCCACGGCCACGGCGGTGCGGCCCGCCTCCTGCTGGAGGCGGGGGCCGATCCGGGGCAACCGGCGGGGGAATGGGGGGAACTGAGCGTCCTGGCCCAGGCGGCGATGTTCAGCAGGGCGGACATCACGCACATCCTGCTCGATGCCGGCGCTCATCCGGACACCCGGTGCCGGATCGGCTTCCCGCTCCTGTTCGCCTCCACATGCACCTCCCCCGGCCCGACGTGCCCGGCCATCGTGGATCTGCTGCTGGACCGGGGGGCCGACATCGGCCTGCGATTGAGGGACCGCACAAGCCTGGAGTGGGCAGTTTGGTTCAACCACGCAGACATGGTGCGTCAGTTGCTCGGCCGGGGTGCGGAGCCTTCCCCCGTGGCCATGAGAATCGCGCACGAGCGCATCCGGCGTCACCCGGACACCCGGCGGGACTCCGAGCGTGTCATCGAGGCGCTGCGCGCCGCTGGCGCCCCTGGGAGGATGGGCCCGTGATCCGCGACCTGTACAACGTGCACACCACGGGGCCCGAGCCCGGCCCCACCCCGCTGACGCCCGACGAGGAACAGCGCGCCAGGGCGACCCTGTTCACCGAGCTGGGCAACGCGATCGCCGATCGCGGCTGGACGCGCTTCCCCGCCTACAGCCCCGAGGAGCGTCGGCGGCTCGTCGCCGTCGGCCGCATGCTGGGCGAGCACTGGGGCATCCCCGTCACCGTCGAGGCGGAGGACGCGTGCGCCATGCGCCTCTCGCTGGCGGGGCACGCCCTGAGCGCCTGACGACGGATCGCCCGGGCCATCATGGCCCCATGACCTCTCACGCAACTCCCGCGCAGGCACTGCTCGTCGTCGACGTACAGCGGGCCTTCGTCCGCGGCGACTGCGCGCTGCCCGAGGCCGCGCGCCTCGTGGACCGGACGGCAGACCTGATCGCGCGGGCACGGACGGCCGGGGCGCTCGTCGTCCACGTCCAGAACGACGGGGCGGCCGGTGCGGACGACGAACCCCACACCGACGGCTGGGAGCTCCACCACCCCGTCCAGGCGGGGCCCACGGAAGTGGTGATCCGCAAGACCCACGACGACGCGTTCCAGGAGACCTCGCTGGGCGTCCTGTTGACCGCGTCCGGGGTGCGGTCGCTCGCCGTCTGCGGCCTGATGTCCGAGATGTGCGTGCAGGCGACGGCGCGTACGGCCGTGGCGCTCGGCCACCGGGTCGCCCTGCCCCACGACGCCCACGCGACGTACGACATCCCGGCGGAGCCCGGGATCAGCGCGGTGGTTCCGGCGGCCACGGTCTCGCGGGTCGCGGCCTGGCCCCTCAGCTGTGACGCCGATGTCACCGTCCGTGCGGCGGACGTGGTGTTCACGGCGGTGCCTTCGCCCGCCGGTTCCTGAACTGCCCTTCCGGGTAGGGCATCCAACGAAAGTTTTCGAAGCTTTCGGAGCATTGACCGAAATTTATCGGAGCGGCTAGCCTGCCGCTCGAATCCCCGGACGCCGGTGAAGAAGCCGTCCACACCTGTGGATTCACCCTGCTTCCCCCACCGAGCCAGAGGGAGCACCACCGTGATCCGAAGATCGACGTTCCTCAGCCTGTTCGCCGCCGCCGCGCTCACCGCCGCCGTCGTCACCCCCGCGCTCGGCGCCGGGGAAGGCCACGGCCCGGGCAGCTCACCGGCGCCCGGCGAGCGCGACGCCCGCTGGGTGAGCACCTGGACGTCCATGCCGCAGCTGACGGAGCCGGGCAACATGCCCCCGGCCCCGTTCACCCGGGACGACTCGGTCCTCGACGACGTCACCCTGCGCCAGACGGTCCACGTGGCCACGGGCGGTGAGCACATCCGGCTCCGCTTCTCGAATGCTTTCGGTGGCGCCCCGCTGCCGATCACCAAGGTGTCCGTGGCCCTGCCGCTCGACGGCCGGGCGGGGGTCAGCGCGGTGAAGGCGGGGACCACGCGGCCCGTGACCTTCCAGGGCCGCTCCTCGGTATCGGTCCCGGTGGGCGCCCAGGCGGTCTCCGACCCGCTGGACTTCGCGCTCGCGCCGGGCTCCGACCTCACGGCGACGGTGTATCTGGCGACCGGCCAGGCGTCCACGTCCATCACCTCGCACCCCGGTTCCCGTACGACGTCCTACCTGCTCGCCGGGGACCACGTCGGCGACACGGACCTGCCGGGGGCGACGCCCACCGACCACTGGTACTTCCTCAGCGGGGTCGAGGTCTGGTCCAGGAGCACCAGCTCGGCGGCCGTCGTGCTCGGCGACTCGCTCACCGACGGCCGGGGCTCCACCACCAACATGAACGACCGCTGGCCCGACCTGCTGCAGAAGCGGCTGAAGGCCGGCGCCGCCACCTCGAAGACCGCCGTCGTCAACCAGGCGGCCGGCGGGAACCGGCTGCTCGACGACGGCCTGGGACCCAACGGCCTGGCCAGGCTCGACCGTGACGTCCTGGCGCAGAGCGGCGTGGACTGGCTGCTCGTCTTCGAGGGCATCAACGACATCGGCACCGCGGCAGCCACTCCGGCCGCCCAGAAGCAGGTCGCGGCGGACGTCGTCGCGGCGTACGAGCAGATCATCACCCGGGCCCACACCCACGGCATTCGCGTGTACGGGGCGACCCTGACCCCGATGGGCGGCAACACGGGGTACGACGACCCGGGCGGCTACCGCGAGCAGGCCCGGCAGACCGTCAACTCCTGGATCCGGACGAGCGGGCGCTTCGACAGCGTGATCGACTTCGACCGGACCGTCCGCGACCCGCAGGAGCCCCGTGAGCTGCGGGCGGAGCTGGACACCGGCGACCACCTCCACCTCAACCCGGCGGGCTACCGGGCGATGGCGGAATCCGTCCCCACCCGGCTCTTCCGGCAGGCACCGCTCCCCCGGGGCTTCGGATACAACTGACGCGCCCGAACGACCCGTAAGGCCCCCCTCGCGGACGGGGGGAGGCCGTACGGGCGGCGCGTCCCGGAGAGCGGCATCACGGCGGTCGCCCGTCGTCGTCGATCCTGCCGACCACGCGCCGGAGCTCACGGGCCCCGTGTGGCGACAGCGCCCCCATCACGGTGTCGAGGAGCTGCCGGGCCTCCAGCGGATCACCACAGCAGTCCCAGTCGGTGCCGCCCAGCTCGTGCTCGCGCCACAGCACGCGGAGCGACTGCCGCCTGTGCCGCTTCCACGTACGCACGGCAGCGCTCACCTCACCGGGCGCGAGGTAGTTGCGGCTCAGCTCCAGGCGGGTGATCTCGGCGAGCGTGCGTGAGGAGAGCCCGTCGATGACGGTGCTCGTGCCGTCGGGCCGGCGACGGTGCGCCCGGCCCCTGCGGAGGTGTCCTGACCGGCTACGCGGCATGGACCTTTCGGTTGGTCGTCATGGCGCTCATGGTGCCATGCGTGCGCGCGTTCGTCCCCGGCGTTTTCGGCGCCCCGACTTGTGCGCGACAGCACCGATCACTTCCCCGTGGTGCGGCAGTCTTCATAGCCGTACATCCGCAGCGGAAAGAGGAGCGAGTGCCGTGCGCATCGTCATCAATGAGTTCATGAGCCTCGACGGCGTCGTGCAGGCGCCCGGCGGGCCCGAGGAGGACACCGACGGCGGCTTCACGCAGGGCGGCTGGACCCACCCGTACTTCGACGAGGTGGTGGGCGGCGCCTTCGACGCCGCGTTGAAGGACGCCGACGCGCTGCTCTTCGGACGCCGTACGTGGCAGAACATGGCCGGGGCGTGGCCGGAGCGGGCGGGCGACCCCTTCGCCGACCGGATGAACTCCATCCCGAAGCACGTCGTCTCCAGCACCCTCGGGGACGACGAGCTGACGTGGACCAACACCGCCCGCATCCCCGGCGAATCAGCCGTCGCCCGCATCCGGGAGCTGCGCGCCGCTGAGGGCCGAGACCTGCTGGTCATGGGGAGCGCCACGCTCGCGCGGACCCTGCTGCACGAGGGCCTCGCCGACGAGCTGCGGCTCCTGGTCATGCCGGTGATCGTCGGCGGCGGTAAGACGATCTTCCCCACCGACGGTGCGCTGCGCCCGCTCGAACTGGTGTCGACGGTGATCAGCGGCACGGGTGTGCACGTGTGCACCTACCGGGCCGCCGACAAGGCGTAGAGAGTGTCCGCGGGCCCGGCGGCGTCACCGCTGAGAAGCTGCTGCCATGGCCTCTCTGCCCCGGATCGCCCCCATGCTCGCAACCCCCGGCCACCTGCCGTCGGCCGTGGTCGACGAACAGTGGGCGTACGAGGTGAAGCAGGACGGCCAGCGCGCCATGGTCTATCTGCCGGGGGACGGGTCGGTCGAGCTGCTGGCCAGGTCCGGGGCCGTCATCACCCCCGCCTATCCGGACCTGGCCGCGCTCGGACCCGCGCTCGGCGGCGTACCGGCGGTCCTGGACGGCGAGATCGTCGCGCTGGACGACCAGGGGCGCAGCGATTTCGAGCGGTTGCAGTCGCGGATGGGGCTCTCCGGGTCTCCCGCGAAGGCCGCCCTCATGGCGCAGCGGGTGCCGGCGCACCTGGTGCTGTTCGACGCCGTGTTCCTGCGTGACCGGAGCCTCGTACCGCTGCCCTACGCCGAGCGCCGGGCGGCGCTGGAGGAGCTCGCGCTGGACGGACCGCGCTGGTCGACGCCCTCGGTGGTCGTGGGGCACGGCGAGGAGGCCCTCACCATGACGCGGGAGGCCGGCCTGGAGGGCGTGATCGCGAAGCGTCTGACCTCGGTGTACGAGCCGGGGGTACGCGCCCGTACGTGGATCAAGATCCGCCATGCCCGCACGCTGGACGTGATCGTCGGCGGCTGGGTGCCCGGGCGCGGCCGGCTGGGCGGTCTGCCGGGCGCGCTGCTGGTCGGCGAGCGGCACCCGGGCGGCCTGCGCTACGCGGGCAGCGTCGGGACGGGGTGGAGCGACGCCGAGCGGACCAGGCTGGCCGAACTCCTCCGTGTCGCCGCGGTCGACACCTGCCCCTTCGACGAGACGCCCCCGGTGGCCGGGGCGCGCTGGGTGCTGCCGCGGCTGGTCGGTGAGGTGCGGTACTCGACGCGGACGAAGGCGGGGAAGCTGCGCCAGCCCTCCTGGCACCGGCTCCGCCCGGACCTGGCGCCCGACGACATCGGGTGACGGGCCGGGCCGCCGCCGGGTGCCGCGACGTGCGATGGCTGTCACGCGACCCGGTGCCGCGACGTGCGGGGGCCGTCACGCCGCCGGGTGCCGCGACGTGCGACGGCCGTCACGCGACCCGGCGCCGCGACGTGCGATGGCCGTCACGCCACCCGGTGCCGCGACGTGCGATGGCCGTCACGCGATGCCGCCCGCGACGGTCAGGAGGCGGTCCGCTTCTTCGCCGCCGTCTTCCTCGCCGGCTGCTTCTTGGCAGCCGTCTTCCCGGAGGCCGTCTTCTTCGCCGCCGGGGCGGCCTTCTTCCGGGCGCGGGACTTCCCGGGTGTCATCTCGTGCACGGTCGCGTCCTCGCCCCGCGTCTCCTTGGCCGCCTTCACCGAGGCGTTCAGCGCGGCCATCAGGTCCATGACCTTCCCCGGCTCCTCCTCCTCTTCCCCTGCCGCCGCCGGGAGCGCCTTGCCCTCGGACTTCGCCGCGAGCAGCTCTTCCAGGGCCTCCCGGTAGCGGTCGCGGAAGCCGGAGATGTCGTCCAGGGCCATGCTGTCGGTGAGCTGCACGGCGCGTTCGATCTCGTCCTCGTCCAGCTCCGTCTCCCGGGGGGCGAGGGACTCCGGGCTGCGGATCTCGTCCGGCCAGCGCATCGAGTGCAGCACGATCGCGTCCTCCCGCACCCGCAGCAGGCCGAGCCGCTCACGGTTGTGCCAGGCGAACTTCGCCACGGCGACCTTGTCGCTGCGCTCCAGCGCCTTCCGCAGCAGGGCGTACGGCTTCGCCGCGACCTGTCCGTCGACCGCGAGGTAGTAGCTGTCGCTGATCCGTACGGGGTCGATGCTGTCGGCCTCGACGAACGCCACGATCTCGATGGCCTTCGCCGTCGGCAGCGGCATCCGGTCGAGTTCCTCGTCGGTCACGGGCACGGTCCGGTCCTTGGCGACCTCGTACCCCTTGCCGATCTCGTCCTGCGAGAGGACCTTGCCGTCGATCTCGCACACCTTGCGGGTGCGAATCCGGCCCATGTCCTCCTGGTGGTACTGGTGGAAGGAGATCGAGTGGTTCTCGGTGGCCGAGACCACCTTGATCGGGATCGTGACCAGCCCGAAGCTGATCGCTCCTGTCCACAGGGGCCGCGGCATCCAGTACCTCCATACCCCCCTGGTGGCTTGGCCGGGAGGCGGACCGGAGCGCCTGGAAGGGAGAAACCGACCCGAGAGGGCCGAGGCGCGGCCGGGCCACCGCCCGTATGCACGATCCTCGCGCCCCCGCCCCCGGACCGCATGTGGATCACCGGGGGGCCTGCCGGTCAGCGGCGAGGCAGGTCCGTCTCGCCGACCACCTGGTCGCCGCTCATCTCGCCGGTCCTACGGAAGCCGAGCCGCAGATAGAACTCCTCGGGGCCGTGCTCCCCCTGCCCCCAGGTCACCGTCACCCGCTTCTGTCCGCGCCGGAGGATCTCCTCGCAGACGGCGTCCACGGCGAAGCGCCCGTATCCCTTGCCCTGCTCGTCCGCGGCGACGGCCAGCCGCCAGAGTCCGGAACGGAGCCGGTCCTCGGGGTCGGCGGGGCCCTTGAGCCCGAACCGTACGTCGAAGAAGGCCATCACGAAGGCGACGAGCCGGTCACCGTCGTAGACCAGCCGGGGCCAGGCCTTCTCCGGATCGGCGTACGCCTCGGCCAGGGACCGCGCGACCGGGGCGACGAACCGTTCCTGCTCGGGTGCGACCTTCAGTCGGCACGCGTCGAGGACGTTGTCCGGGGTCACCTTTTCCAGGCGGAGCTGTGCGGCCATACACGCACCGTACGGGCGCACCCGCGCGCCGGGCCATCGAATTCCGGCCCGGCCCGGCGAGCGGGTCACCAGGCGGCGGGGCCTTCCGCGTCGAAGAAGCCGCCGGTCGGGCCGTCCGCGCCGACGAGAGCCATACGGACGATGATCTCCGCGCCCTCCTCCACCGTCTTGGGGCCCGAGTGGCCGTTGAGGTCGGTGGCGGTGTAACCGGGGTCGACGGCGTTGAACCTGATGCC from Streptomyces sp. QL37 harbors:
- a CDS encoding GNAT family N-acetyltransferase; its protein translation is MAAQLRLEKVTPDNVLDACRLKVAPEQERFVAPVARSLAEAYADPEKAWPRLVYDGDRLVAFVMAFFDVRFGLKGPADPEDRLRSGLWRLAVAADEQGKGYGRFAVDAVCEEILRRGQKRVTVTWGQGEHGPEEFYLRLGFRRTGEMSGDQVVGETDLPRR
- a CDS encoding ATP-dependent DNA ligase; its protein translation is MASLPRIAPMLATPGHLPSAVVDEQWAYEVKQDGQRAMVYLPGDGSVELLARSGAVITPAYPDLAALGPALGGVPAVLDGEIVALDDQGRSDFERLQSRMGLSGSPAKAALMAQRVPAHLVLFDAVFLRDRSLVPLPYAERRAALEELALDGPRWSTPSVVVGHGEEALTMTREAGLEGVIAKRLTSVYEPGVRARTWIKIRHARTLDVIVGGWVPGRGRLGGLPGALLVGERHPGGLRYAGSVGTGWSDAERTRLAELLRVAAVDTCPFDETPPVAGARWVLPRLVGEVRYSTRTKAGKLRQPSWHRLRPDLAPDDIG
- a CDS encoding Ku protein; the encoded protein is MPRPLWTGAISFGLVTIPIKVVSATENHSISFHQYHQEDMGRIRTRKVCEIDGKVLSQDEIGKGYEVAKDRTVPVTDEELDRMPLPTAKAIEIVAFVEADSIDPVRISDSYYLAVDGQVAAKPYALLRKALERSDKVAVAKFAWHNRERLGLLRVREDAIVLHSMRWPDEIRSPESLAPRETELDEDEIERAVQLTDSMALDDISGFRDRYREALEELLAAKSEGKALPAAAGEEEEEPGKVMDLMAALNASVKAAKETRGEDATVHEMTPGKSRARKKAAPAAKKTASGKTAAKKQPARKTAAKKRTAS
- a CDS encoding dihydrofolate reductase family protein; protein product: MRIVINEFMSLDGVVQAPGGPEEDTDGGFTQGGWTHPYFDEVVGGAFDAALKDADALLFGRRTWQNMAGAWPERAGDPFADRMNSIPKHVVSSTLGDDELTWTNTARIPGESAVARIRELRAAEGRDLLVMGSATLARTLLHEGLADELRLLVMPVIVGGGKTIFPTDGALRPLELVSTVISGTGVHVCTYRAADKA